From Xiphophorus maculatus strain JP 163 A chromosome 12, X_maculatus-5.0-male, whole genome shotgun sequence, the proteins below share one genomic window:
- the rusc2 gene encoding iporin isoform X1: MDSPPKVSGETLIVHHIPLVHCQVSGGCGRSLKRTNPFSPPESLGLSRTTSLPERDVLQREALLYSSLIQTSSGSWSSSGGVGREKRGGGGRGGSTASDDSSFTSSNSEDLLITAHTLPRAKPRNRNPLRRNPFLLNTEEDEDEDDEDDSDNLHGYLEDSSFHLHSETNAVLDDAMAPFLGFASEPFLLHGSGAGSSRESLRGASSDLSNHLDDLDVLGLDRERRHGSSGSNVSMDCGEHDWVDDEEDDDQPMRCGQSSKTGSYSSGSSNQHCSCCALSQNFPETFAEPFPDFQQGYCSDSSCNSSEGVLVNFSAIYNKMNNGIPGKQPPAADTSSVSDLHGNQQDAGGGGAFYLDLHTSPTEPPPSCFSKAFPLIREPRLSSSSACSCSMEHQATLDLDANCNTFHPPHSVGSSGDLASCLQSQARLVVATQNYYKLVTCDLSSQSSPSPAGSSVNSCSSEHSKGSPTPTQPSEYFLFRQRGEEQGLEEEDDEDGESSRRDDDDDDDDDDDDDVDHDDERKKKKNGGQQDAEAAGVAPSVIEGQVYVNISPPLAQRSVIGGSGAPSRGCPRSRSYDRNLDRCPSPRLGSLERMLSCPMRLSDGAAQAATPPPPPPPRVTSFAEIARSKRRHGGAGGSPSTKAAADPFSSTYSTHSHSSVDFSPILEQRVESVSPAASPVRFTRCYSQGSIERQLEGAKESQTKAEGVLSSSSESPPAVVRYSKDQRPTTLPIQPFTFHHQFTSKPPQPKPLLPLLTGYVSGMQARPGSGSGSGGPVGEESEEAAEIGHGYQSSRSATAPPTESVRPSPLGSYSPVRLQGAPSSGSCSTCTPSPKPAHSLSCPLSAGLSSLHTPPAGRQGNGSAPLAHTPPPPSLGVKRGVVPPTLPAVQGQCLHHNGPALHTDTLSPLGCLDSGKLSDRGKGSGSRTQNAHHLSPQALKWREYRRRNPLGVERAPGGHSAANMELRRAGGPRPARRNVFDFPTAPSSLGWPHAGQSAKLQQSYSDFLPDYFSLTEKPPEEFCLSPDASTSSSCCSSQSHVSVDLTQKRGLVKAVNTAVDLIVAHFGTSRDPDVKAKLGNSWVSPNVGHLILKYLCPALRDLLQDGLKAYVLDLIIGQRRCQPWSVVEASTQLGPSTRVLHSLFSKVSQFSELTSHSMRLNAFVFGLLNMKSLEFWFNHLYTHEDIIAAHYSPWGFLPLSQGPCKPLFEELLLLLQPLSLLPFDLDLLFEPHLLQKGQEQLRRKEQLRSAGPSSRSTFQLMRGWSTTVSDMARSERPGLKREGTWPGMERDGATAAANLWKERAKDVKERDRRKERDPGDKQAGWWYQLMQSSQVYIDQSAEGSKFVKAEKRKKSSERRQNQPPPAREGVVEGAESEGERGASGGESRGRPSWMGSPPESVLNREKDPNTAEDPGAEIREESPSQGQSLRWGRLFGSTVGSPQRAESAELRARTQKTRPPSGWLSLDRSILDLVAVTIGAGGGKKAEPPTTPTHGQTTAPPPPTETKQSSSCEVRALCHHLATDPGQLSFNKGDVLRVLRKADPDWLLCSLGSTQGLVPIIYVTLSSTEDSRRETGLSQL; the protein is encoded by the exons ATGGACAGCCCTCCGAAGGTTTCTGGAGAAACGTTGATCGTGCATCACATTCCCCTGGTGCATTGCCAGGTTTCTGGGGGCTGCGGCAGATCTCTGAAGAGGACCAACCCGTTCAGCCCGCCGGAGAGCCTTGGCCTGAGCCGCACCACGTCACTGCCGGAGAGGGATGTCCTGCAGAGGGAGGCTCTGCTCTACAGCAGCCTGATCCAGACCTCCAGCGGCTCCTGGTCCTCCAGTGGCGGCGTGGGGAGAGAGAAGCGAGGCGGCGGCGGGCGAGGCGGGAGCACGGCCAGCGACGACTCATCGTTCACTTCCAGCAACTCGGAGGACCTGCTGATCACGGCTCACACCTTACCCAGAGCCAAACCGAGGAACAGGAACCCTCTGCGACGCAATCCGTTCCTCCTGAACACAGAGGAAGACGAGGATGAGGACGACGAAGACGACAGCGACAACCTCCACGGTTACCTGGAGGACTCGTCCTTCCACCTTCACAGCGAGACGAACGCCGTGCTGGACGACGCCATGGCTCCTTTCCTGGGGTTTGCGTCCGAGCCGTTCCTGCTGCACGGCTCTGGCGCAGGAAGCAGTCGGGAATCGCTGAGGGGGGCGTCCTCGGATTTGTCCAACCACCTGGACGACCTGGACGTCCTGGGACTGGACAGGGAGCGCCGCCACGGCAGCAGCGGCTCCAACGTGTCCATGGACTGCGGCGAGCACGATTGGGTCGACGACGAAGAGGACGATGATCAGCCGATGAGATGCGGCCAAAGCAGCAAGACGGGTTCGTACTCGTCTGGCTCGTCCAATCAGCACTGCTCCTGCTGCGCTCTGTCCCAGAACTTCCCAGAAACTTTCGCCGAGCCGTTCCCGGACTTCCAGCAGGGCTACTGTAGCGACTCGTCCTGCAACAGCTCCGAGGGCGTCCTCGTCAACTTCAGCGCCATTTACAACAAGATGAACAACGGCATCCCGGGAAAGCAGCCGCCAGCGGCCGACACATCGTCTGTCTCCGATCTCCACGGAAACCAACAGGACGCCGGAGGGGGAGGGGCGTTCTACCTGGACCTCCACACCTCCCCGACCGAGCCGCCCCCATCCTGTTTCTCCAAAGCCTTCCCACTCATCCGAGAGCCACGCCTTTCCAGCTCCTCTGCCTGCTCCTGCTCCATGGAGCACCAGGCGACCCTCGACCTCGACGCCAACTGCAACACCTTCCACCCTCCCCACTCCGTGGGGTCATCTGGCGACCTCGCTTCCTGTCTGCAGAGCCAGGCGCGCCTCGTCGTCGCCACCCAGAACTACTACAAGCTGGTGACCTGTGACCTCTCGTCCCAGTCATCCCCGAGTCCAGCGGGTTCGTCGGTCAACAGCTGCTCCTCGGAGCACAGCAAAGGCAGCCCCACGCCGACCCAGCCCAGCGAGTACTTCCTGTTCAGGCAACGAGGCGAGGAGCAggggctggaggaggaggacgacgaAGATGGAGAGTCGTCTCGA cgagatgatgatgatgatgatgatgatgatgatgatgatgatgttgatcATGATGAcgaaaggaagaagaagaaaaatggcgGTCAGCAGGACGCTGAAGCGGCTGGAGTCGCTCCTTCCGTCATCGAAGGCCAGGTGTACGTCAACATTTCTCCTCCGTTGGCTCAGCGGAGCGTCATCGGCGGCAGCGGAGCGCCCTCCAGAGGCTGTCCCCGTTCCCGCAGCTACGACCGCAACCTGGACAGGTGTCCGTCTCCGCGGCTCGGCTCGCTGGAGCGCATGCTGAGCTGCCCCATGCGGCTGAGTGATGGCGCCGCGCAGGCCGCcacgccgccgccgcctcctccGCCGCGCGTCACCTCCTTCGCCGAGATCGCCAGGAGCAAACGCAGACACGGCGGCGCAGGCGGGTCGCCGTCCACGAAGGCGGCAGCAGACCCGTTTTCCTCCACCTACTCCACCCACTCGCACTCGTCTGTGGATTTCTCCCCCATCCTGGAGCAGCGGGTCGAGTCCGTCAGTCCGGCGGCGTCGCCGGTGCGCTTCACCAGGTGTTACAGCCAAGGAAGCATCGAGCGCCAACTGGAAGGGGCCAAGGAGAGCCAAACCAAGGCAGAAG GTGTTCTGTCGAGCTCTTCGGAAAGCCCGCCAGCGGTGGTTCGTTACAGTAAGGACCAGCGGCCCACCACCCTCCCCATCCAACCCTTCACCTTCCACCACCAGTTCACCTCCAAACCCCCTCAGCCCAAGCCGCTGCTGCCATTACTCACCGGCTACGTCTCTGGAATGCAGGCTCGCCCCGGTTCGGGGTCCGGTTCTGGAGGTCCAGTCGGTGAGGAAAGCGAAGAAGCAGCTGAAATCGGACACGGCTACCAGAGTTCCCGCAGCGCCACGGCTCCTCCGACCGAATCAGTCCGCCCTTCGCCTCTAGGGAGCTACTCCCCGGTccgcctgcagggggcgccaaGCTCCGGGAGCTGCTCCACCTGCACCCCGAGCCCCAAGCCGGCACACAGCCTCTCCTGTCCGCTTTCGGCCGGACTCAGCTCACTGCACACCCCGCCTGCTGGGAGGCAGGGAAACGGGTCGGCGCCGTTAGCTCACACCCCTCCGCCTCCGTCTCTGGGGGTGAAGCGAGGCGTGGTGCCGCCCACTCTGCCCGCTGTGCAGGGACAATGTCTCCACCATAACGGACCAGCGCTTCACACCGACACCCTGAGCCCACTGGGCTGTCTGGACTCTGGAAAACTCTCAGACAGAGGAAAAGGATCTGGAAGCAGAACTCAAAATG CGCACCACCTCTCCCCCCAGGCTCTAAAATGGAGAGAGTACCGTCGCCGGAACCCTCTGGGCGTAGAGAGGGCCCCTGGGGGCCACTCTGCTGCCAACATGGAGCTCAGGAGGGCTGGGGGGCCGCGCCCCGCCCGACGCAACGTGTTCGATTTCCCAACAGCTCCGTCCTCGCTGGGATGGCCCCATG CCGGTCAGTCGGCGAAGCTGCAGCAGAGCTACAGCGACTTCCTGCCGGATTATTTCTCCCTGACGGAGAAACCGCCGGAGGAGTTCTGCCTGTCGCCTGACGCCTccacttcctcttcctgctgctcctcacAGTCCCACGTCTCGGTGGACCTGACGCAGAAAAGAG GCTTGGTGAAAGCAGTGAACACCGCCGTGGATCTGATTGTGGCGCACTTTGGCACCAGCAGAGACCCGGATGTGAAG GCCAAACTGGGGAACAGCTGGGTCAGTCCCAACGTGGGGCACCTGATCCTGAAGTATCTGTGTCCGGCCCTGCGCGACCTGCTGCAGGACGGCCTGAAGGCCTACGTGTTGGACCTGATCATCGGACAGCGCCGCTGTCAGCCCTGGAGCGTGGTGGAGGCCTCCACCCAGCTGG GGCCGTCCACTCGAGTTCTGCACAGCCTGTTCTCGAAGGTGAGCCAGTTCTCAGAGCTGACGAGCCACAGCATGAGGCTGAACGCCTTCGTCTTCGGCCTGCTCAA CATGAAATCTCTGGAGTTCTGGTTTAATCACCTCTACACACATGAAG ACATCATAGCGGCTCACTACAGCCCGTGGGGTTTCCTCCCCCTGTCGCAGGGGCCATGCAAGCCCCTCTTcgaggagctgctgctcctgctgcagccGCTGTCGCTACTCCCGTTCGACCTGGACCTCCTGTTTGAGCCGCACCTCCTCCAGAAGGGCCAGGAGCAGCTGCGGCGCAAGGAGCAGCTGCGCTCGGCGGGGCCGTCCAGCCGCTCCACCTTCCAGCTCATGAGGGGCTGGAGCACCACCGTCAGCGACATGGCGAGGAGCGAGAGGCCGGGGCTGAAGCGTGAGGGAACATGGCCAGGGATGGAGCGGGATGGAGCAACGGCGGCGGCTAATCTCTGGAAGGAGAGGGCGAAAGACGTGAAGGAGCGAGACCGGAGGAAGGAGAGGGATCCGGGGGACAAGCAGGCCGGCTGGTGGTACCAGCTCATGCAGTCCTCCCAGGTCTACATCGACCAGTCCGCTGAGGGATCCAAGTTCGTCAAAGCTGAGAAGAGGAAGAAATCCTCAGAGAGGCGGCAGAACCAACCGCCACCCGCAAGAGAGGGAGTGGTGGAGGGCGCGGAGTCTGAGGGCGAGCGAGGGGCGAGCGGAGGGGAGTCCAGAGGAAGGCCGTCGTGGATGGGCAGCCCGCCGGAGTCCGTCCTCAACCGGGAGAAAGACCCGAACACGGCGGAGGACCCGGGGGCAGAAATCCGGGAGGAGAGCCCCTCACAGGGGCAGAGTCTGCGCTGGGGGCGACTCTTTGGTTCCACCGTCGGTTCTCCTCAGAGAGCGGAGTCAGCCGAGCTGAGAGCCAGGACCCAAAAGACGAG GCCTCCATCAGGTTGGCTCTCCTTGGACCGATCTATTCTGGACCTCGTTGCTGTGACCATTGGAGCGGGCGGTGGGAAGAAGGCGGAGCCTCCAACTACACCGACTCACGGCCAAACAACGGCGCCGCCTCCGCCAACTGAAACTAAACAGTCGTCTTCTTG cgAAGTCCGAGCATTGTGCCATCACCTAGCCACCGACCCCGGCCAGCTGAGCTTCAATAAGGGCGATGTCTTGCGGGTTCTGAGGAAGGCCGACCCCGACTGGCTGCTCTGCTCGCTGGGCTCCACCCAGGGTTTGGTCCCCATCATTTATGTGACGCTCAGCAGCACAGAGGACAGCCGCAGAGAAACCGGACTCAGCCAGCTCTGA
- the rusc2 gene encoding iporin isoform X2, producing MDSPPKVSGETLIVHHIPLVHCQVSGGCGRSLKRTNPFSPPESLGLSRTTSLPERDVLQREALLYSSLIQTSSGSWSSSGGVGREKRGGGGRGGSTASDDSSFTSSNSEDLLITAHTLPRAKPRNRNPLRRNPFLLNTEEDEDEDDEDDSDNLHGYLEDSSFHLHSETNAVLDDAMAPFLGFASEPFLLHGSGAGSSRESLRGASSDLSNHLDDLDVLGLDRERRHGSSGSNVSMDCGEHDWVDDEEDDDQPMRCGQSSKTGSYSSGSSNQHCSCCALSQNFPETFAEPFPDFQQGYCSDSSCNSSEGVLVNFSAIYNKMNNGIPGKQPPAADTSSVSDLHGNQQDAGGGGAFYLDLHTSPTEPPPSCFSKAFPLIREPRLSSSSACSCSMEHQATLDLDANCNTFHPPHSVGSSGDLASCLQSQARLVVATQNYYKLVTCDLSSQSSPSPAGSSVNSCSSEHSKGSPTPTQPSEYFLFRQRGEEQGLEEEDDEDGESSRRDDDDDDDDDDDDDVDHDDERKKKKNGGQQDAEAAGVAPSVIEGQVYVNISPPLAQRSVIGGSGAPSRGCPRSRSYDRNLDRCPSPRLGSLERMLSCPMRLSDGAAQAATPPPPPPPRVTSFAEIARSKRRHGGAGGSPSTKAAADPFSSTYSTHSHSSVDFSPILEQRVESVSPAASPVRFTRCYSQGSIERQLEGAKESQTKAEGVLSSSSESPPAVVRYSKDQRPTTLPIQPFTFHHQFTSKPPQPKPLLPLLTGYVSGMQARPGSGSGSGGPVGEESEEAAEIGHGYQSSRSATAPPTESVRPSPLGSYSPVRLQGAPSSGSCSTCTPSPKPAHSLSCPLSAGLSSLHTPPAGRQGNGSAPLAHTPPPPSLGVKRGVVPPTLPAVQGQCLHHNGPALHTDTLSPLGCLDSGKLSDRGKGSGSRTQNAGQSAKLQQSYSDFLPDYFSLTEKPPEEFCLSPDASTSSSCCSSQSHVSVDLTQKRGLVKAVNTAVDLIVAHFGTSRDPDVKAKLGNSWVSPNVGHLILKYLCPALRDLLQDGLKAYVLDLIIGQRRCQPWSVVEASTQLGPSTRVLHSLFSKVSQFSELTSHSMRLNAFVFGLLNMKSLEFWFNHLYTHEDIIAAHYSPWGFLPLSQGPCKPLFEELLLLLQPLSLLPFDLDLLFEPHLLQKGQEQLRRKEQLRSAGPSSRSTFQLMRGWSTTVSDMARSERPGLKREGTWPGMERDGATAAANLWKERAKDVKERDRRKERDPGDKQAGWWYQLMQSSQVYIDQSAEGSKFVKAEKRKKSSERRQNQPPPAREGVVEGAESEGERGASGGESRGRPSWMGSPPESVLNREKDPNTAEDPGAEIREESPSQGQSLRWGRLFGSTVGSPQRAESAELRARTQKTRPPSGWLSLDRSILDLVAVTIGAGGGKKAEPPTTPTHGQTTAPPPPTETKQSSSCEVRALCHHLATDPGQLSFNKGDVLRVLRKADPDWLLCSLGSTQGLVPIIYVTLSSTEDSRRETGLSQL from the exons ATGGACAGCCCTCCGAAGGTTTCTGGAGAAACGTTGATCGTGCATCACATTCCCCTGGTGCATTGCCAGGTTTCTGGGGGCTGCGGCAGATCTCTGAAGAGGACCAACCCGTTCAGCCCGCCGGAGAGCCTTGGCCTGAGCCGCACCACGTCACTGCCGGAGAGGGATGTCCTGCAGAGGGAGGCTCTGCTCTACAGCAGCCTGATCCAGACCTCCAGCGGCTCCTGGTCCTCCAGTGGCGGCGTGGGGAGAGAGAAGCGAGGCGGCGGCGGGCGAGGCGGGAGCACGGCCAGCGACGACTCATCGTTCACTTCCAGCAACTCGGAGGACCTGCTGATCACGGCTCACACCTTACCCAGAGCCAAACCGAGGAACAGGAACCCTCTGCGACGCAATCCGTTCCTCCTGAACACAGAGGAAGACGAGGATGAGGACGACGAAGACGACAGCGACAACCTCCACGGTTACCTGGAGGACTCGTCCTTCCACCTTCACAGCGAGACGAACGCCGTGCTGGACGACGCCATGGCTCCTTTCCTGGGGTTTGCGTCCGAGCCGTTCCTGCTGCACGGCTCTGGCGCAGGAAGCAGTCGGGAATCGCTGAGGGGGGCGTCCTCGGATTTGTCCAACCACCTGGACGACCTGGACGTCCTGGGACTGGACAGGGAGCGCCGCCACGGCAGCAGCGGCTCCAACGTGTCCATGGACTGCGGCGAGCACGATTGGGTCGACGACGAAGAGGACGATGATCAGCCGATGAGATGCGGCCAAAGCAGCAAGACGGGTTCGTACTCGTCTGGCTCGTCCAATCAGCACTGCTCCTGCTGCGCTCTGTCCCAGAACTTCCCAGAAACTTTCGCCGAGCCGTTCCCGGACTTCCAGCAGGGCTACTGTAGCGACTCGTCCTGCAACAGCTCCGAGGGCGTCCTCGTCAACTTCAGCGCCATTTACAACAAGATGAACAACGGCATCCCGGGAAAGCAGCCGCCAGCGGCCGACACATCGTCTGTCTCCGATCTCCACGGAAACCAACAGGACGCCGGAGGGGGAGGGGCGTTCTACCTGGACCTCCACACCTCCCCGACCGAGCCGCCCCCATCCTGTTTCTCCAAAGCCTTCCCACTCATCCGAGAGCCACGCCTTTCCAGCTCCTCTGCCTGCTCCTGCTCCATGGAGCACCAGGCGACCCTCGACCTCGACGCCAACTGCAACACCTTCCACCCTCCCCACTCCGTGGGGTCATCTGGCGACCTCGCTTCCTGTCTGCAGAGCCAGGCGCGCCTCGTCGTCGCCACCCAGAACTACTACAAGCTGGTGACCTGTGACCTCTCGTCCCAGTCATCCCCGAGTCCAGCGGGTTCGTCGGTCAACAGCTGCTCCTCGGAGCACAGCAAAGGCAGCCCCACGCCGACCCAGCCCAGCGAGTACTTCCTGTTCAGGCAACGAGGCGAGGAGCAggggctggaggaggaggacgacgaAGATGGAGAGTCGTCTCGA cgagatgatgatgatgatgatgatgatgatgatgatgatgatgttgatcATGATGAcgaaaggaagaagaagaaaaatggcgGTCAGCAGGACGCTGAAGCGGCTGGAGTCGCTCCTTCCGTCATCGAAGGCCAGGTGTACGTCAACATTTCTCCTCCGTTGGCTCAGCGGAGCGTCATCGGCGGCAGCGGAGCGCCCTCCAGAGGCTGTCCCCGTTCCCGCAGCTACGACCGCAACCTGGACAGGTGTCCGTCTCCGCGGCTCGGCTCGCTGGAGCGCATGCTGAGCTGCCCCATGCGGCTGAGTGATGGCGCCGCGCAGGCCGCcacgccgccgccgcctcctccGCCGCGCGTCACCTCCTTCGCCGAGATCGCCAGGAGCAAACGCAGACACGGCGGCGCAGGCGGGTCGCCGTCCACGAAGGCGGCAGCAGACCCGTTTTCCTCCACCTACTCCACCCACTCGCACTCGTCTGTGGATTTCTCCCCCATCCTGGAGCAGCGGGTCGAGTCCGTCAGTCCGGCGGCGTCGCCGGTGCGCTTCACCAGGTGTTACAGCCAAGGAAGCATCGAGCGCCAACTGGAAGGGGCCAAGGAGAGCCAAACCAAGGCAGAAG GTGTTCTGTCGAGCTCTTCGGAAAGCCCGCCAGCGGTGGTTCGTTACAGTAAGGACCAGCGGCCCACCACCCTCCCCATCCAACCCTTCACCTTCCACCACCAGTTCACCTCCAAACCCCCTCAGCCCAAGCCGCTGCTGCCATTACTCACCGGCTACGTCTCTGGAATGCAGGCTCGCCCCGGTTCGGGGTCCGGTTCTGGAGGTCCAGTCGGTGAGGAAAGCGAAGAAGCAGCTGAAATCGGACACGGCTACCAGAGTTCCCGCAGCGCCACGGCTCCTCCGACCGAATCAGTCCGCCCTTCGCCTCTAGGGAGCTACTCCCCGGTccgcctgcagggggcgccaaGCTCCGGGAGCTGCTCCACCTGCACCCCGAGCCCCAAGCCGGCACACAGCCTCTCCTGTCCGCTTTCGGCCGGACTCAGCTCACTGCACACCCCGCCTGCTGGGAGGCAGGGAAACGGGTCGGCGCCGTTAGCTCACACCCCTCCGCCTCCGTCTCTGGGGGTGAAGCGAGGCGTGGTGCCGCCCACTCTGCCCGCTGTGCAGGGACAATGTCTCCACCATAACGGACCAGCGCTTCACACCGACACCCTGAGCCCACTGGGCTGTCTGGACTCTGGAAAACTCTCAGACAGAGGAAAAGGATCTGGAAGCAGAACTCAAAATG CCGGTCAGTCGGCGAAGCTGCAGCAGAGCTACAGCGACTTCCTGCCGGATTATTTCTCCCTGACGGAGAAACCGCCGGAGGAGTTCTGCCTGTCGCCTGACGCCTccacttcctcttcctgctgctcctcacAGTCCCACGTCTCGGTGGACCTGACGCAGAAAAGAG GCTTGGTGAAAGCAGTGAACACCGCCGTGGATCTGATTGTGGCGCACTTTGGCACCAGCAGAGACCCGGATGTGAAG GCCAAACTGGGGAACAGCTGGGTCAGTCCCAACGTGGGGCACCTGATCCTGAAGTATCTGTGTCCGGCCCTGCGCGACCTGCTGCAGGACGGCCTGAAGGCCTACGTGTTGGACCTGATCATCGGACAGCGCCGCTGTCAGCCCTGGAGCGTGGTGGAGGCCTCCACCCAGCTGG GGCCGTCCACTCGAGTTCTGCACAGCCTGTTCTCGAAGGTGAGCCAGTTCTCAGAGCTGACGAGCCACAGCATGAGGCTGAACGCCTTCGTCTTCGGCCTGCTCAA CATGAAATCTCTGGAGTTCTGGTTTAATCACCTCTACACACATGAAG ACATCATAGCGGCTCACTACAGCCCGTGGGGTTTCCTCCCCCTGTCGCAGGGGCCATGCAAGCCCCTCTTcgaggagctgctgctcctgctgcagccGCTGTCGCTACTCCCGTTCGACCTGGACCTCCTGTTTGAGCCGCACCTCCTCCAGAAGGGCCAGGAGCAGCTGCGGCGCAAGGAGCAGCTGCGCTCGGCGGGGCCGTCCAGCCGCTCCACCTTCCAGCTCATGAGGGGCTGGAGCACCACCGTCAGCGACATGGCGAGGAGCGAGAGGCCGGGGCTGAAGCGTGAGGGAACATGGCCAGGGATGGAGCGGGATGGAGCAACGGCGGCGGCTAATCTCTGGAAGGAGAGGGCGAAAGACGTGAAGGAGCGAGACCGGAGGAAGGAGAGGGATCCGGGGGACAAGCAGGCCGGCTGGTGGTACCAGCTCATGCAGTCCTCCCAGGTCTACATCGACCAGTCCGCTGAGGGATCCAAGTTCGTCAAAGCTGAGAAGAGGAAGAAATCCTCAGAGAGGCGGCAGAACCAACCGCCACCCGCAAGAGAGGGAGTGGTGGAGGGCGCGGAGTCTGAGGGCGAGCGAGGGGCGAGCGGAGGGGAGTCCAGAGGAAGGCCGTCGTGGATGGGCAGCCCGCCGGAGTCCGTCCTCAACCGGGAGAAAGACCCGAACACGGCGGAGGACCCGGGGGCAGAAATCCGGGAGGAGAGCCCCTCACAGGGGCAGAGTCTGCGCTGGGGGCGACTCTTTGGTTCCACCGTCGGTTCTCCTCAGAGAGCGGAGTCAGCCGAGCTGAGAGCCAGGACCCAAAAGACGAG GCCTCCATCAGGTTGGCTCTCCTTGGACCGATCTATTCTGGACCTCGTTGCTGTGACCATTGGAGCGGGCGGTGGGAAGAAGGCGGAGCCTCCAACTACACCGACTCACGGCCAAACAACGGCGCCGCCTCCGCCAACTGAAACTAAACAGTCGTCTTCTTG cgAAGTCCGAGCATTGTGCCATCACCTAGCCACCGACCCCGGCCAGCTGAGCTTCAATAAGGGCGATGTCTTGCGGGTTCTGAGGAAGGCCGACCCCGACTGGCTGCTCTGCTCGCTGGGCTCCACCCAGGGTTTGGTCCCCATCATTTATGTGACGCTCAGCAGCACAGAGGACAGCCGCAGAGAAACCGGACTCAGCCAGCTCTGA